A genomic segment from Ruegeria sp. TM1040 encodes:
- a CDS encoding LysE family translocator yields MSLSLWDLVIYASAVFVLFLTPGPVWLALVARAMSGGFHAGWPLALGVAIGDVVWPLVAILGVAWITAASAQIALVLKGVAVLVFVLMGLSTIRSAGQPISTNSRLTKPGRWAGFVAGVIVILGNPKAALFYMGILPGFFDLSQVTSADIALICAVSMAVPLIGNVMLAGFVSQVRVLLSSPVALRRMNLGAGYLLIAVACIIPFT; encoded by the coding sequence ATGAGTCTGAGCCTTTGGGATCTGGTGATTTATGCCAGCGCTGTTTTTGTGCTGTTTCTGACGCCCGGACCGGTCTGGCTGGCCTTGGTGGCGCGGGCGATGTCTGGTGGATTTCACGCTGGGTGGCCGTTGGCGCTTGGAGTGGCGATTGGCGATGTGGTCTGGCCTCTGGTCGCCATCCTCGGAGTCGCGTGGATTACCGCGGCCTCAGCCCAGATTGCACTGGTCTTGAAAGGCGTCGCCGTTCTCGTGTTTGTGCTTATGGGACTCTCGACAATCCGCAGTGCGGGTCAGCCGATTTCAACAAACAGCCGTTTGACCAAGCCCGGACGATGGGCTGGGTTTGTGGCGGGCGTGATTGTTATTCTTGGCAACCCGAAGGCTGCCTTGTTCTATATGGGGATCTTACCCGGGTTCTTTGATCTGTCGCAGGTGACATCGGCAGATATTGCCCTGATTTGCGCGGTTTCCATGGCGGTGCCGCTGATTGGAAACGTGATGCTGGCCGGATTTGTGAGCCAGGTGCGGGTGCTTCTATCGTCTCCGGTGGCGTTACGACGCATGAATCTCGGTGCCGGCTACCTGTTGATCGCTGTCGCCTGCATAATCCCCTTCACTTGA
- a CDS encoding TetR/AcrR family transcriptional regulator, whose product MGRAPQRRRLETRAKLLTVAAEIIDSHGVSALRVEDVVAQAGVAKGTFFSHFGDKDGLLAVILGARVMRYIEDMEDAPAPSSPAEIAQRLAPLLDFISQDRIIFDLLLRYSGTTGAEIEEVVTEGFLRQIALFIRWITNMQAKGQISQNGNPELLAEGIQGFLNHVLATGFCMEHSNTPPPSKALVPYLEQWLLK is encoded by the coding sequence ATGGGTCGCGCGCCGCAGAGAAGACGCCTAGAAACACGTGCTAAACTGCTGACGGTTGCCGCAGAAATAATTGATTCACATGGTGTTTCTGCATTGCGGGTCGAAGACGTGGTTGCGCAGGCCGGCGTTGCAAAGGGCACGTTCTTTTCTCATTTCGGAGACAAGGACGGATTGCTGGCAGTGATCCTGGGCGCGCGCGTCATGCGCTACATTGAGGACATGGAAGACGCACCTGCACCAAGTAGCCCGGCAGAAATCGCGCAGCGACTCGCGCCACTCTTGGATTTCATATCCCAGGATCGGATCATCTTTGATCTGTTGCTACGCTACTCCGGCACCACTGGCGCCGAAATCGAAGAAGTCGTCACCGAAGGCTTCCTGCGCCAGATCGCACTGTTCATCCGTTGGATAACCAATATGCAGGCCAAGGGGCAGATTTCCCAAAACGGCAATCCCGAGCTTCTGGCGGAAGGCATACAGGGCTTTCTCAACCATGTCCTTGCAACGGGTTTCTGCATGGAACACAGTAACACCCCACCACCGTCAAAGGCTCTTGTGCCCTATCTTGAGCAATGGCTCCTCAAGTGA